TGCCAGAATTCAAGTTTCGTAAAGGGCAGAGGGCTACAGTTCTTCACCGATAAAACGCTACCTGTCAGAGAATGACCATTGCCAATTTTATTTCTTACTGGTGCATTTGGCCGGTAAAAGGGGCCAATCTCATCAAATGGCGTTGGCTCGCAATCTCTGATCTTTGTTTCACAGGAACAAAGCAGGAAAACAAACAAAAGAGGTGCCACAAGCCAATTTAAAATCGTATTTTTTCTCATAGTTGTATGGGGAGACCTTTTTCTCGGGGAGATATGTTGACTTTTGGCTTTGGGCCTTCGACCAGACTCAATTAAGTATGGTGTCCCCGGAATTCAGTTTTACTTCCCTAACCTGTTGTTTTAATTCTGTAGCTGCACTTTCCATAATGTTACCTCTAATATGTTCAAAGCAACCAATTTAGCTAAAATAGTCGAGATGAGCAACAGCCAAAAATAATGCCGAGCTAAAGCCGGGGAGGATTTCCTTGCGACCAGCGGCCGGTTCATTCTTTACCCTGACGAAACCCAGGCGGCAATCCCGGTTGAGGTCATTGGAGACGCACTTCCCGAGCCGGATGAATTCTTTTACATGGATGTCACAAACCCGGTCGGGGGCGACTTCGGAGATGGCGTCATGACTCTTACCGCCATACGCACCATCACCGACAACGATGGTTGGGCCTGAGCTGCCTTTTTGTCGCCACATCCCCCTTTATGCAATTTCTAAAAGATGATTGCATAAATTAAACTGAGGACTTTGGTTAGAACTTCTTTAGAGGTACTTACCTGGACGGCCTTTTTTTACAGGCTTGA
The window above is part of the Desulfobulbaceae bacterium genome. Proteins encoded here:
- a CDS encoding intradiol ring-cleavage dioxygenase; translated protein: MRKNTILNWLVAPLLFVFLLCSCETKIRDCEPTPFDEIGPFYRPNAPVRNKIGNGHSLTGSVLSVKNCSPLPFTKLEFWQVNSEGEYDDEHRATVIADGQGKYSFESNLPTDYLGRLPHIHVRITSKNHEELITQYYPKEGVNQAEWDIVLTPLTDR